Proteins co-encoded in one Candidatus Thiodictyon syntrophicum genomic window:
- a CDS encoding DUF3368 domain-containing protein has translation MTKPVIVADAGPLIALAKCGQLALLPQVFGHIHLPQAVLREAAGDSALPGALAVSSFVQEFAQVHPNRDDELFRDARMVLDEGEAQALSLARTLQCAVLLDDRRGRLVATELGISLFGVLGTLLQAKRIGIIDAVKPVLDALLLHDYRLSGKLVAAVLHEAGE, from the coding sequence TTGACAAAGCCCGTTATCGTTGCCGATGCGGGTCCATTGATCGCACTGGCGAAGTGCGGTCAACTCGCGTTGCTGCCACAGGTGTTCGGCCACATTCACCTGCCGCAGGCGGTGCTGCGTGAGGCGGCGGGTGATAGCGCGTTGCCGGGCGCGTTAGCCGTATCTTCTTTTGTACAAGAATTTGCCCAGGTTCACCCGAATCGCGACGACGAGTTGTTTCGTGACGCGCGAATGGTACTGGACGAAGGCGAAGCCCAAGCGCTAAGCTTGGCCCGCACTCTCCAGTGCGCAGTCTTACTGGATGATCGCCGCGGCCGTCTGGTCGCGACCGAATTGGGTATTTCCCTTTTCGGCGTGCTAGGTACACTACTTCAGGCCAAACGGATTGGAATTATCGATGCCGTTAAACCCGTCCTTGATGCATTATTGCTCCATGATTACCGATTGTCAGGCAAACTTGTTGCGGCAGTTTTGCATGAAGCGGGCGAGTGA
- a CDS encoding UPF0175 family protein, protein MQAFSVDDLQMHPEALAESAQAGQLALVTNQGQPLFVSVPFDETMLREGVHVALAVNLFKSGEFSSGKAAELARMSKIAFIEFVSRLGIPVVDYPADEIKAEMAGFD, encoded by the coding sequence ATGCAAGCTTTCAGTGTAGACGACCTTCAGATGCATCCCGAAGCCTTAGCTGAATCGGCACAGGCCGGGCAACTTGCGTTGGTAACCAACCAGGGGCAGCCGCTCTTCGTCAGCGTGCCTTTCGATGAAACGATGTTGCGCGAAGGAGTACATGTCGCACTTGCAGTGAATCTATTCAAGTCCGGTGAATTTTCGTCGGGTAAGGCCGCGGAATTGGCACGCATGTCGAAAATTGCATTTATAGAGTTTGTAAGTCGCCTGGGGATTCCGGTGGTGGATTATCCTGCCGACGAGATCAAGGCAGAGATGGCAGGCTTCGATTGA
- a CDS encoding IS1 family transposase, whose amino-acid sequence MNGQWTCPHCNSQNCRHHKTYQTGHNGTRLLWRCQSCNRLFSETKATLIEGLRKPTSFIIQVLKTRTEGIGLNAACRAFAIAKNTLLLWERRLADYKDVLIIYALTHTFIEQLIEGDELYTKVNRNVPPEDCEGWTIVLMERASRFIWALQCGKKDRSLFSYAIQILRDVILRTGDVTLVTDGERRYGNLLFEICHEVLRTGKRGRPPKVLRRGVKVRLKNKGKGTDRTGHSRPKYETPHPEHPETDQDVTPADIHANHLEASNASFRRKNSAYRRRTNTYAKSISGLQRTLDMLWIVHNFIRSHFTTKQVPAVALGILQQGLSWDEVLRVRQPRLYKY is encoded by the coding sequence TTGAACGGACAATGGACATGCCCTCATTGCAATTCACAGAATTGTCGGCATCACAAGACGTATCAAACCGGTCATAATGGTACGCGTTTGCTGTGGCGATGTCAAAGTTGCAATAGGCTCTTTTCCGAGACCAAAGCCACCCTTATCGAGGGGCTCAGGAAACCGACCAGCTTCATCATTCAAGTGCTCAAAACGCGCACTGAGGGGATCGGCTTGAACGCCGCCTGCCGGGCCTTCGCGATTGCGAAGAATACGTTGCTCCTATGGGAGCGTCGCCTGGCCGATTACAAGGATGTGCTGATCATATATGCCCTGACGCACACCTTTATTGAGCAACTGATCGAAGGTGATGAGCTTTATACGAAAGTGAATAGGAATGTCCCCCCGGAGGATTGTGAAGGCTGGACGATCGTACTGATGGAAAGGGCAAGTCGATTTATCTGGGCGCTTCAGTGCGGGAAAAAGGATCGCAGTCTATTTTCATATGCAATACAAATACTTAGAGATGTCATTCTGCGTACTGGCGATGTCACTCTAGTCACCGACGGGGAACGTCGGTATGGCAATCTCCTGTTTGAAATTTGCCACGAAGTATTGCGAACCGGAAAACGCGGCCGCCCACCGAAAGTGCTTCGTCGGGGTGTGAAGGTGCGCCTTAAGAATAAAGGGAAAGGAACTGATAGAACGGGGCACTCGCGTCCCAAATACGAAACCCCTCATCCGGAGCATCCAGAAACCGATCAAGATGTGACGCCAGCCGATATTCATGCTAATCATTTGGAAGCATCGAACGCTTCATTTCGGCGAAAGAATTCTGCTTATCGCCGCCGAACGAATACGTACGCGAAGAGCATTTCTGGTTTGCAAAGAACATTGGATATGTTGTGGATTGTCCATAACTTTATTCGCAGCCACTTCACGACGAAACAGGTTCCTGCAGTGGCTCTGGGGATTCTCCAGCAGGGACTCTCGTGGGATGAGGTCCTTAGAGTTCGACAGCCCAGGTTATATAAATACTAA
- a CDS encoding short-chain dehydrogenase, whose product MSDLLKELNFDDIDFQVCSSQQFATVLFDRREDSEETLITIFKDDKIKQMDGDNRYNPSSRRHSSCVYVTEEWQDGKTIKICTIQHKGTTLVKIYGVSEQELSYLFGS is encoded by the coding sequence ATGAGCGATTTGTTGAAAGAACTAAATTTTGATGACATAGATTTTCAGGTCTGTTCTAGTCAGCAGTTTGCGACGGTACTTTTCGATAGACGGGAGGATAGTGAAGAAACCTTAATAACAATCTTTAAAGACGACAAAATCAAGCAGATGGATGGTGATAATAGGTACAACCCTTCGTCAAGGCGTCATTCCTCATGTGTATATGTTACTGAGGAATGGCAAGATGGAAAAACAATCAAAATATGCACCATTCAGCATAAAGGTACGACTCTTGTCAAAATTTATGGTGTTTCAGAACAAGAGCTTTCTTACCTTTTCGGGAGCTAA
- a CDS encoding IS1 family transposase, translating to MNGQWTCPHCNSQNCRHHKTYQTGHNGTRLLWRCQSCNRLFSETKATLIEGLRKPTSFIIQVLKTRTEGIGLNAACRAFAIAKNTLLLWERRLADCKDVLVIYALTHTFIEQLIEGDELYTKVNRNVPPEDCEGWTIVLMERASRFIWALQCGKKDRSLFSYAIQILRDVILRTGDVTLVTDGERRYGNLLFEICHEVLRTGKRGRPPKVLRRGVKVRLKNKGKGTDRTGHSRPKYETPHPEHPETDQDVTPADIHANHLEASNASFRRKNSAYRRRTNTYAKSISGLQRTLDMLWIVHNFIRSHFTTKQVPAVALGILQQGLSWDEVLRVRQPRL from the coding sequence TTGAACGGACAATGGACATGCCCTCATTGCAATTCACAGAATTGTCGGCATCACAAGACGTATCAAACCGGTCATAACGGTACGCGTTTGCTGTGGCGATGTCAAAGTTGCAATAGGCTCTTTTCCGAGACCAAAGCCACCCTTATCGAGGGGCTCAGGAAACCGACCAGCTTCATCATTCAAGTGCTCAAAACGCGCACTGAGGGGATCGGCTTGAACGCCGCCTGCCGGGCCTTCGCGATTGCGAAGAATACGTTGCTCCTATGGGAGCGTCGCCTGGCCGATTGCAAGGATGTGCTGGTCATATATGCCCTGACGCACACCTTTATTGAGCAACTGATCGAAGGTGATGAGCTTTATACGAAAGTGAATAGGAATGTCCCCCCGGAGGATTGTGAAGGCTGGACGATCGTACTGATGGAAAGGGCAAGTCGATTTATCTGGGCGCTTCAGTGCGGGAAAAAGGATCGCAGCCTATTTTCATATGCCATACAAATACTTAGAGATGTCATCCTGCGTACTGGCGATGTCACTCTAGTCACCGACGGGGAACGTCGGTATGGCAATCTCCTGTTTGAAATTTGCCACGAAGTATTGCGAACCGGAAAACGCGGCCGCCCACCGAAAGTGCTTCGTCGCGGTGTGAAGGTGCGCCTTAAGAATAAAGGGAAAGGAACTGATAGAACGGGGCACTCGCGTCCCAAATACGAAACCCCTCATCCGGAGCATCCAGAAACCGATCAAGATGTGACGCCAGCCGATATTCATGCTAATCATTTGGAAGCATCGAACGCTTCATTTCGGCGAAAGAATTCTGCTTATCGCCGCCGAACGAATACGTACGCGAAGAGCATTTCTGGTTTGCAAAGAACATTGGATATGTTGTGGATTGTCCATAACTTTATTCGCAGCCACTTCACGACAAAACAGGTTCCTGCGGTGGCTCTGGGGATTCTCCAGCAGGGACTCTCGTGGGATGAGGTCCTTAGAGTTCGACAGCCCAGGTTATAA
- a CDS encoding thiazole synthase, translated as MSQAPAQSDRLIIAGQEYGSRLLVGTGKYKDLAETARAIEASGAQIVTIAVRRTNIGQTPGEPNILDVLPPERYTILPNTAGCYDVDTAVRTCRLARELLDGRNLVKLEVLGDEKTLFPDVVATLAAAEILVKDGFDVMVYTNDDPIMAKRLEELGCVAVMPLAAPIGSGLGIRNPLNILTIVENAKVPVLVDAGVGTASDAAVAMELGCAGVLMNTAIAAARDPVLMASAMRKAIEAGREAFLAGRMAPKRFASASSPLTGLFF; from the coding sequence ATGTCCCAAGCCCCCGCCCAGTCCGATCGCCTCATCATCGCCGGCCAGGAATACGGCTCACGCCTCCTGGTCGGCACCGGCAAATACAAGGACCTGGCCGAGACCGCCCGCGCCATCGAGGCGAGCGGCGCGCAGATCGTCACCATCGCCGTGCGCCGCACCAACATCGGCCAGACCCCCGGGGAACCGAACATCCTGGATGTGCTGCCCCCGGAGCGCTACACCATCCTGCCCAACACTGCCGGCTGCTACGACGTCGACACCGCCGTGCGCACCTGCCGCCTGGCCCGCGAACTCCTGGACGGCCGCAACCTGGTCAAGCTCGAGGTCCTGGGCGACGAAAAGACCCTGTTCCCGGACGTAGTCGCGACACTGGCGGCGGCGGAGATCCTGGTCAAGGACGGTTTTGACGTCATGGTCTACACCAATGACGACCCCATCATGGCCAAGCGACTGGAAGAACTGGGCTGCGTGGCGGTGATGCCCTTGGCAGCCCCCATCGGCTCCGGGCTCGGTATCCGCAACCCCCTAAACATCCTGACGATCGTCGAAAACGCCAAGGTCCCGGTGCTGGTCGACGCCGGGGTCGGCACCGCCTCCGACGCCGCGGTAGCCATGGAACTTGGCTGCGCCGGCGTACTGATGAACACCGCCATCGCCGCCGCCCGGGACCCGGTGCTCATGGCGAGCGCCATGCGCAAGGCCATCGAGGCCGGGCGCGAGGCCTTCCTCGCCGGACGCATGGCCCCCAAGCGCTTCGCCTCCGCCTCGTCGCCACTGACGGGGCTGTTCTTCTGA
- the thiS gene encoding sulfur carrier protein ThiS codes for MQIKINGEAAEVEEAIPMAALIATLALTGKRIAVELNGELVPRSRFDRQLLGAGDRVEIIQAVGGG; via the coding sequence ATGCAAATCAAAATCAACGGAGAAGCCGCCGAGGTCGAGGAGGCCATCCCCATGGCCGCCCTGATCGCAACCCTGGCCCTGACCGGCAAGCGCATCGCCGTGGAACTGAACGGGGAACTGGTGCCGCGCAGCCGCTTTGACCGGCAGTTGCTCGGGGCCGGGGACCGGGTGGAGATTATCCAGGCGGTCGGCGGGGGCTGA
- a CDS encoding AMP-dependent synthetase/ligase, whose product MSQWSEDLISIERAGTLDGLFFHRVRRSPERVAYRFHDRDAGWRQLTWRELGQAVARWRAALAGESLSAGDRVAMVLRNCPEWVMFDLAAMSLGLVTVPLYTDDRADNAAYILQDAAVKVLLVQDAGRWKRLAEAIGRAPWPTRVVLLDGGAEALRLAGVDPRVRVAEAWLPDTAPEPSQREADTGSLATIVYTSGTTGRPKGVMLSHGNLLSNSHAAVTIIDCYQEDVFLSFLPLSHALERTGGYYLPMMTGSCVAFARSVAQLAEDMQSIRPTVMIAVPRVFERVYARIADQLATRPAPVRWLFQLAVAAGWRNFQRVQGRAGWHPLLLLWPALRRKVAAPVLDKLGGRMRAAVSGGAPLPYAVARFFLSLGLPLLQGYGLTETSPVVTVSPLEDNIPESVGVPIRGVAVRIGANDELLVKGHNVMLGYWNNHAATARVLTQDGWLHTGDQARIDGRHVYITGRIKDILVLSNGEKVPPADLELAISMDPLFEQAIVLGEGRSYLTALMVLNGDLWNGLAQEFGLDPESSKSLDDPHLLREMVKRVRLALRDFPGYAKIRRTTLTLEPWTVENGLMTPTLKVKRAQVVERYREAIEQMYTMDA is encoded by the coding sequence GTGAGCCAATGGTCAGAGGACCTGATCTCGATCGAACGCGCCGGAACCCTGGACGGGCTCTTTTTTCACCGGGTTCGACGCTCCCCGGAGCGTGTCGCCTACCGCTTCCATGACCGGGATGCGGGCTGGCGGCAACTGACCTGGCGCGAGTTGGGGCAGGCGGTGGCGCGCTGGCGCGCCGCCCTGGCGGGCGAGTCGCTGTCCGCCGGCGACCGTGTCGCCATGGTGCTGCGCAACTGCCCGGAGTGGGTGATGTTCGACCTGGCAGCCATGTCGCTGGGGCTGGTCACGGTCCCGCTCTACACCGATGACCGGGCGGACAATGCCGCCTATATCCTCCAGGACGCGGCGGTCAAGGTGCTGCTGGTGCAGGACGCGGGCCGCTGGAAGCGCCTGGCGGAGGCGATCGGGCGCGCGCCCTGGCCGACGCGCGTGGTGCTCCTGGACGGCGGGGCCGAGGCGCTGCGCCTGGCGGGGGTGGACCCGCGGGTCCGGGTCGCCGAGGCCTGGCTGCCGGATACCGCCCCGGAGCCGTCCCAGCGGGAGGCCGATACCGGCTCGCTGGCGACCATCGTCTATACCTCCGGCACCACCGGGCGGCCTAAGGGGGTGATGCTCTCGCATGGCAACCTGCTGTCCAACTCACACGCGGCGGTGACCATCATCGACTGCTATCAGGAGGACGTGTTCCTGTCCTTCCTGCCCCTGTCGCACGCCCTGGAGCGCACCGGCGGTTACTACCTGCCGATGATGACCGGGTCCTGCGTCGCCTTCGCCCGCTCCGTGGCCCAGCTCGCGGAGGACATGCAGAGCATCCGCCCGACGGTGATGATCGCCGTACCCCGCGTCTTCGAGCGGGTCTACGCGCGGATCGCGGACCAGTTGGCCACCCGCCCGGCCCCGGTGCGCTGGCTCTTCCAGTTGGCCGTGGCGGCGGGCTGGCGCAATTTCCAGCGCGTCCAGGGGCGCGCCGGCTGGCACCCCCTGTTGCTCTTGTGGCCCGCGCTGCGCCGCAAGGTGGCGGCACCGGTGCTGGACAAGCTGGGCGGGCGCATGCGCGCGGCGGTGAGCGGCGGGGCCCCACTGCCCTACGCGGTGGCGCGCTTTTTCCTGAGCCTTGGGCTGCCCCTGTTGCAGGGTTACGGGTTGACGGAGACCAGTCCCGTGGTCACGGTCAGCCCGCTGGAGGACAATATCCCGGAGAGCGTGGGCGTGCCCATCCGCGGTGTTGCGGTACGCATCGGCGCGAACGACGAGCTGCTGGTCAAGGGCCACAACGTGATGCTGGGCTACTGGAACAACCACGCCGCCACTGCCCGGGTCCTGACCCAGGACGGTTGGCTGCACACCGGGGACCAGGCGCGCATCGACGGCCGGCATGTCTACATCACGGGCCGGATCAAGGACATCCTGGTCCTGTCCAACGGCGAGAAGGTGCCCCCGGCGGACCTGGAACTGGCGATCAGTATGGACCCCCTGTTCGAGCAGGCCATCGTGCTTGGCGAGGGCCGCTCCTATCTCACCGCCCTGATGGTGCTCAACGGCGACCTGTGGAACGGCCTGGCCCAGGAGTTCGGGCTCGACCCGGAGTCGTCCAAGAGCCTGGACGACCCGCACCTGCTGCGCGAGATGGTCAAACGGGTGCGCCTGGCGCTGCGCGACTTCCCCGGCTACGCCAAGATCCGCCGCACCACCCTGACCCTGGAACCCTGGACGGTCGAGAACGGGCTCATGACACCGACGCTCAAGGTCAAGCGTGCCCAGGTGGTGGAGCGCTACCGCGAGGCGATCGAGCAGATGTATACCATGGACGCCTGA
- a CDS encoding DUF2007 domain-containing protein has translation MQRLYQAANRIEAQLLLDLLARHRIDAAVFGDYLAGAAGELPADILPTLWLTDERDLARARQLLTDFLNPPPAAPAADWDCPACGEQVEGDFDLCWNCGRARVSSH, from the coding sequence ATGCAGCGTCTCTACCAGGCCGCGAACCGGATCGAGGCGCAACTCCTGTTGGACCTGCTCGCGCGCCACCGGATCGACGCCGCGGTGTTCGGTGACTACCTGGCGGGCGCCGCCGGTGAACTGCCCGCCGACATCCTCCCCACCCTGTGGCTGACCGACGAGCGGGACCTGGCGCGCGCCAGGCAACTGCTCACCGACTTCCTGAACCCGCCCCCCGCGGCCCCGGCCGCCGACTGGGACTGCCCGGCCTGTGGGGAGCAGGTCGAGGGCGATTTCGACCTCTGTTGGAACTGTGGGCGGGCGCGGGTTTCCTCTCATTAA
- the mutY gene encoding A/G-specific adenine glycosylase, producing the protein MPPDTFSQALLDWFDRHGRRDLPWQREPTPYRVWVSEIMLQQTQVAVVIPYFERFMARFPTLAELAAAPLDAVLAHWSGLGYYARARHLHRAAVLIRERHGGDFPTAIASVEALPGIGRSTAGAVLSLALGQRHPILDGNVKRVLARSFGVTGWPGQAAVQAELWRLAQRLTPALRVDAYNQALMDLGATLCTRTRPACERCPVGERCVARRQGRQAQLPTPKPSRRLPERATLMILARDPQGAVLLERRPPTGIWGGLWSLPETDPGRDPADWCRERTGAAPLRLEMHPPRRQTFSHFALAMRIAQVWTPAAPMGIADTDREAWWQPGALAALGLPAPVRTILADLVPPDPGQPLPRE; encoded by the coding sequence GTGCCCCCCGACACCTTCTCCCAGGCCCTGCTCGACTGGTTCGACCGCCACGGGCGCCGGGACCTGCCCTGGCAGCGCGAGCCCACGCCCTATCGGGTCTGGGTCTCCGAGATCATGCTCCAGCAGACCCAGGTCGCCGTCGTGATCCCCTATTTCGAGCGCTTCATGGCGCGTTTTCCCACACTCGCCGAACTGGCCGCGGCCCCGCTCGATGCGGTCCTGGCGCACTGGTCGGGGCTCGGCTACTACGCCCGTGCCCGCCACCTGCACCGGGCCGCGGTGCTGATCCGGGAGCGCCACGGCGGGGACTTTCCGACCGCTATCGCGAGTGTCGAGGCCCTGCCCGGGATCGGCCGCTCCACCGCCGGGGCCGTGCTCTCGCTGGCCCTGGGCCAGCGCCACCCGATCCTGGACGGCAACGTCAAGCGCGTCCTGGCGCGCTCTTTCGGGGTCACGGGCTGGCCCGGCCAGGCGGCGGTGCAGGCCGAACTGTGGCGGCTGGCGCAGCGGCTCACGCCCGCCCTGCGGGTGGACGCCTACAACCAGGCGTTGATGGACTTGGGCGCCACTCTCTGCACCCGCACCCGCCCCGCCTGCGAGCGCTGCCCGGTCGGCGAGCGCTGTGTCGCCCGGCGCCAGGGACGCCAGGCGCAACTGCCCACACCCAAGCCATCCAGGCGCCTGCCGGAGCGCGCCACCCTCATGATCCTGGCCCGCGACCCCCAGGGCGCCGTCCTGCTGGAGCGTCGCCCACCCACCGGTATCTGGGGCGGCCTCTGGAGCCTGCCGGAGACCGACCCCGGGCGGGACCCGGCCGATTGGTGCCGGGAGCGTACCGGCGCCGCACCCCTGCGCCTTGAAATGCACCCGCCGCGCCGTCAAACCTTCAGCCACTTCGCGCTGGCCATGCGCATCGCCCAGGTCTGGACGCCGGCTGCCCCCATGGGCATCGCCGACACGGACCGGGAGGCCTGGTGGCAGCCCGGCGCCCTGGCCGCCTTGGGCCTGCCGGCGCCGGTGCGGACCATCCTCGCGGACCTGGTCCCGCCGGACCCCGGGCAGCCATTGCCGCGGGAATAA
- a CDS encoding oxidative damage protection protein → MSRTIHCIKLGADAEGLDRQPYPGELGKRIFEQVSKPAWAQWLRHQTMLINENRLSPMDPKARKFLEEQMERYFFGDGAELPEGYVPPTS, encoded by the coding sequence ATGAGCCGTACCATTCACTGCATCAAACTCGGCGCGGACGCCGAAGGCCTGGACCGCCAACCCTACCCCGGCGAACTGGGCAAGCGCATCTTCGAGCAGGTCTCCAAACCGGCCTGGGCCCAGTGGCTGCGCCATCAGACCATGCTGATCAACGAAAACCGCCTGAGCCCCATGGACCCCAAGGCCCGCAAATTCCTCGAAGAACAGATGGAACGCTACTTCTTCGGCGACGGGGCCGAGCTGCCCGAGGGCTATGTCCCGCCGACCAGTTGA
- a CDS encoding serine hydrolase domain-containing protein, translated as MAPMLSKMTLALLLCLAASLLVSLRPAAAAPTWRAPDLETALQEIALDGETLTLHQALVRHRVPAISIALIADYRIVGTFADGVKQAGRRAPVTPDTLIQAASISKSVAAATAMKLVQVGRLSLDGDVNRQLKSWQLRDYSPAPAERVTLRRLLGMTAGINLSGFAGYARHRPLPTLVEILNGQPPAESVSVQAVASPGAQYAYSGGGYEIVEQLIADVTGRGLADMAQRLIFKPTGMRHSFFLQPLPPHLARHAASGHLENGQPVAGQWRVFPELAAAGLWSTPADLARFVIAMMDAFRGTSRRLLDQAIATEMLTRQANDYYGLGFVVQGTGRSLCFLKQGHNTGYQNWLVGCPNTGQGAVVMTNSDGGSALAQAVIQALARAFQWPALGTLQDGVFTSAHQ; from the coding sequence ATGGCGCCGATGCTGAGCAAGATGACCCTGGCCCTGCTGCTGTGCCTCGCCGCCAGCCTCCTGGTGTCGTTACGGCCAGCCGCCGCGGCGCCAACGTGGCGAGCGCCGGACCTGGAAACAGCGCTACAGGAGATTGCACTGGATGGCGAAACACTGACGCTGCACCAGGCGCTGGTGCGCCACCGGGTGCCCGCGATCAGTATCGCCCTGATCGCCGATTACCGGATCGTCGGCACCTTCGCCGATGGTGTCAAACAGGCCGGCCGACGCGCGCCGGTTACCCCGGACACCCTGATCCAGGCCGCGTCCATTTCCAAGTCGGTCGCCGCGGCAACGGCCATGAAGCTGGTGCAAGTGGGGCGGCTGAGCCTCGACGGCGATGTCAATCGACAACTCAAGTCCTGGCAGCTTCGGGACTATTCCCCTGCCCCCGCGGAGCGGGTCACGCTACGCCGGCTGCTCGGCATGACCGCGGGGATCAATCTCAGCGGCTTCGCCGGATACGCCCGGCACCGGCCGCTGCCCACACTCGTTGAGATCTTAAATGGGCAGCCGCCGGCGGAATCGGTATCGGTGCAGGCGGTTGCCAGTCCCGGCGCTCAGTACGCTTACTCCGGGGGCGGCTATGAGATAGTGGAGCAGTTGATTGCGGATGTCACCGGGCGAGGCTTGGCCGACATGGCGCAGCGGCTGATCTTCAAACCGACCGGGATGCGACACAGCTTCTTCCTGCAGCCCCTGCCGCCGCACCTGGCGAGGCACGCAGCCTCAGGGCACCTGGAAAACGGCCAACCGGTGGCGGGACAGTGGCGCGTATTCCCGGAACTGGCCGCGGCCGGGCTGTGGAGCACGCCCGCCGATTTGGCGCGCTTTGTCATCGCCATGATGGACGCCTTTCGCGGAACCTCGCGCCGGCTGCTCGATCAGGCGATTGCAACTGAAATGCTGACCCGGCAAGCCAATGACTATTACGGCCTCGGCTTTGTGGTGCAGGGCACGGGGCGCAGCCTCTGCTTTCTCAAGCAGGGGCATAATACCGGCTATCAAAATTGGCTGGTCGGCTGTCCCAACACGGGACAGGGGGCCGTGGTGATGACCAACTCCGACGGCGGCAGTGCGCTGGCGCAAGCGGTGATCCAAGCGCTCGCTCGAGCCTTCCAGTGGCCGGCCTTGGGGACACTCCAGGACGGCGTTTTTACCTCAGCGCACCAGTAA
- the ampD gene encoding 1,6-anhydro-N-acetylmuramyl-L-alanine amidase AmpD, which yields MAIDPAGWLAGAARRPSPHCDDRPDGAPIDLLVIHNISLPPGEFGGGAIDDLFLGRLDPAAHPWFAIAAAAGPVSTHLLIRRDGHLIQYVPCRRRAWHAGRSSFDGRARCNDFSIGIELEGTDTEPFAPVQYEVLARCTRVILDCYPAITAERIAGHSDIAPGRKTDPGPCFDWQRYRELLRTEQSGAARRSGLDHRCGRPGPESKASALDLSGQG from the coding sequence ATGGCCATCGATCCCGCCGGCTGGCTCGCGGGCGCCGCCCGCCGCCCCTCGCCGCATTGCGACGACCGCCCGGACGGCGCCCCTATCGACTTGCTGGTCATCCACAACATCAGCCTGCCGCCGGGCGAGTTCGGGGGCGGCGCCATCGACGACCTCTTTCTCGGCCGCCTCGACCCCGCGGCCCACCCCTGGTTCGCCATCGCCGCGGCCGCCGGCCCCGTTTCCACCCACCTCCTGATCCGGCGCGACGGCCACCTGATTCAATACGTCCCCTGCCGACGCCGCGCCTGGCACGCCGGCCGCTCCAGCTTCGACGGACGCGCGCGCTGCAACGACTTCTCCATCGGCATCGAACTGGAAGGAACGGATACCGAACCCTTTGCTCCCGTGCAATACGAGGTCCTCGCCCGCTGCACCCGGGTCATCCTCGACTGCTACCCGGCGATCACGGCCGAGCGCATCGCCGGTCACAGCGACATCGCCCCTGGCCGTAAGACGGACCCGGGGCCTTGCTTTGATTGGCAACGCTATCGCGAACTGCTCCGCACCGAGCAGTCTGGCGCGGCGCGGCGGTCGGGCCTCGATCATCGTTGCGGCCGTCCCGGGCCGGAGTCCAAGGCTTCAGCCTTGGATTTATCGGGCCAAGGCTGA
- a CDS encoding CBS domain-containing protein, translated as MQRDKPLVRVRDVMKTKFDLVDGMATVATALETMRHVENKTLIVKRRDADDEIGMVLISDIARHVLAPDRAPERVNVYEIMAKPVISVSPDMDIRYCARLFTRFLLTRAPVVEDGEVVGIVSMTDLVIKGMLPYL; from the coding sequence ATGCAGCGAGACAAACCCCTGGTGCGCGTGCGCGACGTGATGAAGACCAAGTTCGACCTGGTGGACGGCATGGCGACCGTGGCCACCGCCCTGGAGACCATGCGTCATGTGGAGAACAAGACCCTCATCGTCAAACGGCGTGACGCGGACGATGAGATCGGCATGGTGCTGATCTCCGATATCGCCCGCCATGTGCTGGCCCCCGACCGGGCGCCGGAGCGCGTCAATGTCTATGAGATCATGGCCAAACCGGTCATCTCGGTGTCCCCGGACATGGACATCCGCTACTGTGCCCGACTCTTCACCCGCTTCCTCCTCACCCGCGCCCCGGTCGTGGAGGACGGCGAGGTGGTGGGCATCGTCAGCATGACCGATCTGGTCATCAAGGGGATGTTGCCTTATCTCTGA
- a CDS encoding P-II family nitrogen regulator: MHFKLIIVFIESSDTESVLKAAREAGATGSTVISQARGEGAEKTRTFFGLALEAQRDMILMLVEEHLCRTILETIARVGRFEERPGTGIAIQIDVEDAVGISHQIRKLSEVVEQEI, encoded by the coding sequence ATGCACTTCAAGCTCATCATCGTGTTCATCGAAAGCAGCGACACCGAGTCCGTACTCAAGGCCGCCCGAGAGGCCGGCGCCACCGGCTCCACGGTCATCAGCCAGGCGCGCGGTGAGGGCGCCGAGAAGACCCGCACCTTTTTCGGCCTGGCGCTCGAGGCCCAGCGGGACATGATCCTGATGCTGGTGGAGGAGCACCTGTGCCGCACCATCCTGGAGACCATTGCGCGCGTCGGTCGTTTTGAAGAGCGGCCGGGCACCGGCATCGCCATACAGATCGACGTGGAGGACGCGGTCGGCATCAGCCACCAGATCCGCAAGCTCTCCGAGGTCGTGGAGCAGGAGATCTGA